A window from Parambassis ranga chromosome 13, fParRan2.1, whole genome shotgun sequence encodes these proteins:
- the LOC114445458 gene encoding uncharacterized protein LOC114445458, translating to MFLVQLALVFFWATQDVVSCVDLDTPRDVLTVALGDSLTLNCTYNCATGFIRGCWSTMPNNGCQGDKSSNISFCTVSLSLSNVSSEDHEKNYTCYTEDTDDPKLPQKTERIISLKVKAPTIPNWTMAPKTKNSSLNAKPDDSSGGEFTGIKVLASVTVIVAIALATLAVYLCVNRNRQNWNGKDEPVGSRPNSPQPPHAVHTPMKVTQNERVNLRIPLPENESDTEVPYADIMITVRGVSTPELTQVGYLSTGDQKERWGEDSRYHLQASRSADRLHVPQLREVSRKMSTNSEYAVITYA from the exons ATGTTCTTAGTCCAACTGGCATTAGTCTTTTTTTGGGCCACACAAG atgttgTGAGCTGCGTTGACTTAGATACACCCAGAGATGTCTTGACTGTAGCCTTGGGGGACTCTCTTACATTAAACTGCACGTACAACTGCGCCACTGGATTTATTCGTGGCTGTTGGAGCACAATGCCCAACAATGGATGTCAAGGTGACAAATCCAGCAATATCAGCTTTTGTAcagtgtctctttctctctcaaatGTGTCGAGTGAAGATCACGAAAAGAATTACACGTGCTACACAGAAGATACAGATGACCCTAAACTTCCACAAAAAACTGAGCGAATCATTTCACTTAAAGTTAAag ctCCAACCATCCCAAACTGGACAATGGCCCCAAAGACTAAAAATT CGTCTCTTAATGCAAAGCCAGACGATTCAAGTGGAG GAGAATTTACTGGAATTAAAGTTTTGGCATCAGTTACTGTTATTGTGGCCATAGCTCTGGCAACACTGGCAGTGTACCTGTGTGTGAACCGAAACAGACAGAACTGGAATGGTAAAG ATGAGCCTGTTGGGTCCAGGCCAAA CTCACCACAACCACCACACGCTGTCCACACACCAATGAAAG tgacgCAAAATGAACGGGTCAATCTGAGGATTCCTCTACCAG AGAATGAGAGTGATACTGAAGTTCCTTACGCTGACATAATGATAACTGTTCGTGGTGTCAGCACACCAGAGCTCACTCAGGTTGGCTACTTGTCTACTGGAGACCAAAAAGAG CGGTGGGGAGAGGATTCACGGTATCACCTGCAGGCCTCCCGTTCAGCTGACAGACTGCATGTGCCTCAGCTCAGAGAAGTCAGCCGCAAGATGAGCACCAACTCTGAGTATGCAGTCATCACATATGCCTGA
- the nrgnb gene encoding neurogranin (protein kinase C substrate, RC3) b isoform X1 has product MAVPFSNTHLRVPRGFGTILESLTREILRDQPENIPKYAALYFGALLKQREESGRDPAERAAKLEDRFYNDHAFKTAKTGPENETVTKATISREKSDESPTEDQSVPNLFTQQPNVPEKAALFKSTEEEKEEKQTIKGEHISLETEEESINRIPVADIQSEELSNIDKEKDPTITTLDQADRSANETDSSSAPHQNIPQSESEPADLLSYSGISDVCAQELGVAEDEEGDKQETAVVDEEIVDSDGEENKQVAEPVDIFPNSGFVDVDVCAAELGKQERPVKGATAEDDTVVMKAGESFKLQPGEELSLSVSEITEGTQQEAEHQAEKTKEEKGTGKAGERFKSQPGEELSLSLSEIPEGTQPEAEHQAEKTKEEKGTGEAEHFKSQPGEELSRSLSEIPEGTQPEAEHQAEKTEEKGTGEAERFKSQPGEEFSRPLSEITKGTQPEAEHQAEKTKEEEETGESFKSQPGEELSLSLSEITKGTQPEAEHQAEKTKEEEETGESFKSQPGEELSLSLSEITEGTQPEAEHQAEKTKEEEETESEAGETYKGLAQTEGGLDGNIIPKENSLVGISFKEVPEAQQTTEVGEKQPEDESSAEALQTEKLEMQQKEESGKLTATDQDISDTQEHDKPDTDRVEKPSNIMKENMDTNDLDDDEMEKGVKTTSLSDQPTTEAEKASQEDETGHQKEETQSNDPDIKEDEKTEQVKEDKEETYTEGDNEVENQEINDGEAENDSSQVTQSNTMAVMEAESESFEESAPRPAEKDEESRRTLVQSQPEDTAGEKEVTSKAAEEPTEGMIDSEEECSRPQEEEDIMDIPLDDPEANRAAAKIQAGFRGHMTRKKLKPEDKAEGEEVSSTGDVLNGSQGDSETGRSGAVERDDTSVPEQ; this is encoded by the exons ATGGCGGTGCCTTTCTCCAACACTCACCTGCGCGTCCCACGTGGATTCGGTACAATCCTGGAGAGTTTAACGCGAGAAATCCTACGAGACCAACCGGAGAACATCCCTAAATATGCTGCACTGTACTTCGGCGCTCTTCTCAAACAAAGAGAAG AGAGTGGCAGGGACCCTGCTGAGAGGGCTGCTAAACTGGAAGACAGATTCTACAACGACCATGCGTTCAAGACTGCAAAg actGGTCCTGAAAACGAAACAGTGACGAAGGCGACCATTTCCAG AGAAAAATCTGATGAATCTCCAACTGAAGACCAGTCAGTCCCAAATCTTTTCACCCAGCAACCTAATGTACCTGAAAAGGCTGCTTTATTTAaaagcacagaagaagaaaaagaagaaaaacaaactattAAAGGAGAACACATTTCATTGGAAACCGAAGAAGAATCAATCAATAGGATCCCAGTTGCAGATATACAGTCAGAGGAACTGAGTAACATAGACAAGGAGAAGGACCCAACAATAACTACACTTGATCAAGCTGACAGGTCAGCTAATGAAACCGATAGCAGCTCAGCTCCACACCAAAATATACCTCAGTCTGAGTCAGAGCCTGCTGACTTGTTGTCATACAGTGGGATTTCAGATGTGTGTGCTCAGGAGTTAGGAGTGGCAGAAGATGAGGAGGGTGATAAACAAGAAACTGCAGTTGTAGATGAGGAGATTGTAGACTCAGACGGAGAGGAAAATAAGCAAGTAGCAGAACCAGTGGACATCTTTCCGAATTCTGGTTTTGTAGATGTTGATGTGTGTGCCGCAGAGCTTGGAAAGCAAGAGAGACCCGTTAAAGGGGCCACTGCTGAGGATGACACAGTTGTTATGAAAGCAGGAGAAAGTTTCAAATTACAGCCTGGGGAAGAATTGTCACTGTCTGTATCTGAGATCACTGAGGGCACACAACAAGAAGCAgaacatcaggcagaaaaaacaaaggaggagaaaggaacAGGAAAAGCAGGAGAACGTTTCAAATCTCAACCTGGGGAAGAATTGTCACTGTCTCTATCTGAGATCCCTGAGGGCACACAACCAGAAGCAgaacatcaggcagaaaaaacaaaggaggagaaaggaacAGGAGAAGCAGAACATTTCAAATCTCAACCTGGGGAAGAATTGTCACGGTCTCTATCTGAGATCCCTGAGGGCACACAACCAGAAGCAgaacatcaggcagaaaaaacagaggagaaaggaaCAGGAGAAGCAGAACGTTTCAAATCTCAACCTGGGGAAGAATTTTCACGGCCTCTATCTGAGATCACTAAGGGCACACAACCAGAAGCAgaacatcaggcagaaaaaacaaaggaggaggaagaaacaggAGAAAGTTTCAAATCTCAACCTGGGGAAGAATTGTCACTGTCTCTATCTGAGATCACTAAGGGCACACAACCAGAAGCAgaacatcaggcagaaaaaacaaaggaggaggaagaaacaggAGAAAGTTTCAAATCTCAACCTGGGGAAGAATTGTCACTGTCTCTATCTGAGATCACTGAGGGCACACAACCAGAAGCAgaacatcaggcagaaaaaacaaaggaggaggaagaaacagaGAGTGAAGCTGGAGAAACATATAAAGGTCTAGCTCAAACTGAAGGTGGTTTAGATGGTAACATCATACCAAAGGAGaattctttggttgggattagCTTTAAAGAGGTTCCAGAGGCTCAGCAGACAACTGAAGTTGGGGAGAAACAGCCAGAGGATGAGAGTTCAGCAGAGGCCTTACAGACTGAAAAATTAGAAATGCAACAGAAAGAAGAGTCAGGGAAGCTCACTGCAACAGACCAAGACATATCTGATACACAGGAGCATGATAAACCTGATACTGATCGAGTAGAAAAGCCATCAAATATAATGAAAGAGAATATGGACACAAATGAccttgatgatgatgagatgGAAAAGGGTGTTAAAACAACCAGCTTATCAGATCAGCCCACCACCGAGGCAGAAAAAGCAAGCCAAGAGGATGAAACCGGTCACCAAAAGGAAGAGACACAGTCGAATGATCCAGACATTAAAGAAGATGAGAAGACAGAGCAAGTTAAAGAAGATAAGGAGGAAACATATACAGAAGGTGACAATGAGGTGGAGAATCAAGAAATTAATGATGGCGAAGCAGAAAATGATTCATCACAAGTTACCCAGTCAAACACAATGGCTGTAATGGAGGCAGAGAGTGAATCCTTTGAGGAAAGTGCACCACGTCCCGCAGAGAAGGACGAGGAGAGTCGGAGGACACTTGTGCAGTCACAGCCGGAGGATacagcaggagagaaagaggtCACATCAAAGGCAGCAGAGGAACCTACAGAAGGAATGATTGATTCTGAG GAGGAGTGCAGCCGAccccaggaggaggaggacatcaTGGACATTCCGCTGGACGACCCGGAGGCTAACAGGGCAGCTGCTAAGATCCAGGCTGGCTTCCGCGGCCACATGACCCGTAAGAAGTTGAAGCCGGAGGACAAAGCAGAAGGGGAGGAGGTGAGCAGCACTGGGGATGTGCTCAACGGCAGCCAGGGGGACTCAG AGACAGGAAGATCGGGGGCAGTAGAGAGAGACGACACATCTGTGCCAGAACAGTGA
- the nrgnb gene encoding neurogranin (protein kinase C substrate, RC3) b isoform X2 — MAVPFSNTHLRVPRGFGTILESLTREILRDQPENIPKYAALYFGALLKQREESGRDPAERAAKLEDRFYNDHAFKTAKTGPENETVTKATISREKSDESPTEDQSVPNLFTQQPNVPEKAALFKSTEEEKEEKQTIKGEHISLETEEESINRIPVADIQSEELSNIDKEKDPTITTLDQADRSANETDSSSAPHQNIPQSESEPADLLSYSGISDVCAQELGVAEDEEGDKQETAVVDEEIVDSDGEENKQVAEPVDIFPNSGFVDVDVCAAELGKQERPVKGATAEDDTVVMKAGESFKLQPGEELSLSVSEITEGTQQEAEHQAEKTKEEKGTGKAGERFKSQPGEELSLSLSEIPEGTQPEAEHQAEKTKEEKGTGEAEHFKSQPGEELSRSLSEIPEGTQPEAEHQAEKTEEKGTGEAERFKSQPGEEFSRPLSEITKGTQPEAEHQAEKTKEEEETGESFKSQPGEELSLSLSEITKGTQPEAEHQAEKTKEEEETGESFKSQPGEELSLSLSEITEGTQPEAEHQAEKTKEEEETESEAGETYKGLAQTEGGLDGNIIPKENSLVGISFKEVPEAQQTTEVGEKQPEDESSAEALQTEKLEMQQKEESGKLTATDQDISDTQEHDKPDTDRVEKPSNIMKENMDTNDLDDDEMEKGVKTTSLSDQPTTEAEKASQEDETGHQKEETQSNDPDIKEDEKTEQVKEDKEETYTEGDNEVENQEINDGEAENDSSQVTQSNTMAVMEAESESFEESAPRPAEKDEESRRTLVQSQPEDTAGEKEVTSKAAEEPTEGMIDSEEECSRPQEEEDIMDIPLDDPEANRAAAKIQAGFRGHMTRKKLKPEDKAEGEERQEDRGQ, encoded by the exons ATGGCGGTGCCTTTCTCCAACACTCACCTGCGCGTCCCACGTGGATTCGGTACAATCCTGGAGAGTTTAACGCGAGAAATCCTACGAGACCAACCGGAGAACATCCCTAAATATGCTGCACTGTACTTCGGCGCTCTTCTCAAACAAAGAGAAG AGAGTGGCAGGGACCCTGCTGAGAGGGCTGCTAAACTGGAAGACAGATTCTACAACGACCATGCGTTCAAGACTGCAAAg actGGTCCTGAAAACGAAACAGTGACGAAGGCGACCATTTCCAG AGAAAAATCTGATGAATCTCCAACTGAAGACCAGTCAGTCCCAAATCTTTTCACCCAGCAACCTAATGTACCTGAAAAGGCTGCTTTATTTAaaagcacagaagaagaaaaagaagaaaaacaaactattAAAGGAGAACACATTTCATTGGAAACCGAAGAAGAATCAATCAATAGGATCCCAGTTGCAGATATACAGTCAGAGGAACTGAGTAACATAGACAAGGAGAAGGACCCAACAATAACTACACTTGATCAAGCTGACAGGTCAGCTAATGAAACCGATAGCAGCTCAGCTCCACACCAAAATATACCTCAGTCTGAGTCAGAGCCTGCTGACTTGTTGTCATACAGTGGGATTTCAGATGTGTGTGCTCAGGAGTTAGGAGTGGCAGAAGATGAGGAGGGTGATAAACAAGAAACTGCAGTTGTAGATGAGGAGATTGTAGACTCAGACGGAGAGGAAAATAAGCAAGTAGCAGAACCAGTGGACATCTTTCCGAATTCTGGTTTTGTAGATGTTGATGTGTGTGCCGCAGAGCTTGGAAAGCAAGAGAGACCCGTTAAAGGGGCCACTGCTGAGGATGACACAGTTGTTATGAAAGCAGGAGAAAGTTTCAAATTACAGCCTGGGGAAGAATTGTCACTGTCTGTATCTGAGATCACTGAGGGCACACAACAAGAAGCAgaacatcaggcagaaaaaacaaaggaggagaaaggaacAGGAAAAGCAGGAGAACGTTTCAAATCTCAACCTGGGGAAGAATTGTCACTGTCTCTATCTGAGATCCCTGAGGGCACACAACCAGAAGCAgaacatcaggcagaaaaaacaaaggaggagaaaggaacAGGAGAAGCAGAACATTTCAAATCTCAACCTGGGGAAGAATTGTCACGGTCTCTATCTGAGATCCCTGAGGGCACACAACCAGAAGCAgaacatcaggcagaaaaaacagaggagaaaggaaCAGGAGAAGCAGAACGTTTCAAATCTCAACCTGGGGAAGAATTTTCACGGCCTCTATCTGAGATCACTAAGGGCACACAACCAGAAGCAgaacatcaggcagaaaaaacaaaggaggaggaagaaacaggAGAAAGTTTCAAATCTCAACCTGGGGAAGAATTGTCACTGTCTCTATCTGAGATCACTAAGGGCACACAACCAGAAGCAgaacatcaggcagaaaaaacaaaggaggaggaagaaacaggAGAAAGTTTCAAATCTCAACCTGGGGAAGAATTGTCACTGTCTCTATCTGAGATCACTGAGGGCACACAACCAGAAGCAgaacatcaggcagaaaaaacaaaggaggaggaagaaacagaGAGTGAAGCTGGAGAAACATATAAAGGTCTAGCTCAAACTGAAGGTGGTTTAGATGGTAACATCATACCAAAGGAGaattctttggttgggattagCTTTAAAGAGGTTCCAGAGGCTCAGCAGACAACTGAAGTTGGGGAGAAACAGCCAGAGGATGAGAGTTCAGCAGAGGCCTTACAGACTGAAAAATTAGAAATGCAACAGAAAGAAGAGTCAGGGAAGCTCACTGCAACAGACCAAGACATATCTGATACACAGGAGCATGATAAACCTGATACTGATCGAGTAGAAAAGCCATCAAATATAATGAAAGAGAATATGGACACAAATGAccttgatgatgatgagatgGAAAAGGGTGTTAAAACAACCAGCTTATCAGATCAGCCCACCACCGAGGCAGAAAAAGCAAGCCAAGAGGATGAAACCGGTCACCAAAAGGAAGAGACACAGTCGAATGATCCAGACATTAAAGAAGATGAGAAGACAGAGCAAGTTAAAGAAGATAAGGAGGAAACATATACAGAAGGTGACAATGAGGTGGAGAATCAAGAAATTAATGATGGCGAAGCAGAAAATGATTCATCACAAGTTACCCAGTCAAACACAATGGCTGTAATGGAGGCAGAGAGTGAATCCTTTGAGGAAAGTGCACCACGTCCCGCAGAGAAGGACGAGGAGAGTCGGAGGACACTTGTGCAGTCACAGCCGGAGGATacagcaggagagaaagaggtCACATCAAAGGCAGCAGAGGAACCTACAGAAGGAATGATTGATTCTGAG GAGGAGTGCAGCCGAccccaggaggaggaggacatcaTGGACATTCCGCTGGACGACCCGGAGGCTAACAGGGCAGCTGCTAAGATCCAGGCTGGCTTCCGCGGCCACATGACCCGTAAGAAGTTGAAGCCGGAGGACAAAGCAGAAGGGGAGGAG AGACAGGAAGATCGGGGGCAGTAG